The sequence below is a genomic window from Rhodococcus sp. 4CII.
CCACGCGGCATCCTCAACCCCGGAAAGGTCCTCGAGTGACGACCTGGATCACCATCAACCAGCACACACCCACCGTCGCCGCCACCGCATGGGTGGCACCGAACGCCACCCTCATCGGTGACGCACACCTCGGCGACGAGGTCAGCCTCTGGTACAACGCAGTCGTACGCGCCGACGCGGACCGCATCACCATCGGAGCACGCAGCAACATCCAGGATGGATGCGTGCTCCACGCAGACCCCGGAGCCCCCCTGACCATCGGATCCGGAGTCTCCGTCGGACACAACGCCGTCCTGCACGGCTGCACCATCGACGACGACGTCCTGATCGGCATGGGCGCGATCGTGATGAACCGCGCCAAAATCGGACGAGGAACCATCATCGCGGCCGGCGCCCTTGTCTCCGAAGGAGTCGTCATCGAACCCAACTCACTCGTCGCGGGCATACCCGGCAAAGTTCGGCGCACCTGCACCCAGGACGAACTCGACCAGATACGACGCAACGCCGACAACTACGTCAACAGAATGACCCATTACACCCCCAAATTTTGAAGCGGACCTCCCCAGCCCGGCACGTTCAGTGAGTGAGAGTCCCCGTCGGGGAGTAAGTACCGAGCGCGACCAGTTCGATCTCTCATATGGGTTCTTCCACCACGGTGCTCGCCGTCGCGTAGCGGACGTGACTGCCGGATTCGGGAGGGTAATCGTTTCGTCGACGCTGTTCCATCGTGCCTGCAACGAATCGGTCGTAAGGACGGTGCCGGTGAAGCACGCGCAGGATTTCCGGTGAAGCAAGTGCAGGGGAGGACGGTATCGGATCCTGGCTACCGGCCCAGCCAACGGGGTTAACGATGATCCAGAAGGGCAGCGACTCCCTCGCGCGAGTCGGACGGTGCGCGAATGAGTTTCTTCGCACGCATCGTTGTCTTCCACCCGGTCGTGTTGTCCTCGGCCGACGGCGATTCGACAGCCGCGATGACCGGCTTGTGCAGAGTGCGGCCGGCGATGCCGCGGTCACCTGTCCGGTGAAGAATCGGCCGAATTCATGCGCGGCCTCGATCACCGCACAGTACCCGGCGACGCTGGCCTGGGTGCCCTCGAGGATCTTCAGCAGCGCCTGCTGCACACCCTCACCGGACACGTCACGCGTGATCGACGGGTTCTCGCTCTTGCGAGCGATCTTGTCGACCTCGTCGATGTAGATGATGCCGGTCTCGGCGCGCTTGACGTCGTAGTCCGCGGCCTGGATGAGTTTGAGGAGGATGTTCTCGACGTCCTCACCGACGTAACCGGCCTCGGTGGGACCGGTACATCTTCCGCGACGGCCGCGGCACGGACGGCGCGGAGCCGCACGCCGATGGTGGCGACCACGGGCATATCGGACGTCGATGATTCGGTGAGCACTTCAAGGCTGGACACCGTGAGCTGATCCTTCAACGGCAGGTGGCCGACATCGCGAGATGGCGGTTGCGATTGCTCTCTAGACATTGGATCGAAGCTGTTGCGACACGGACTTGTGTTGTGAGTGCGTGTGCCGGGTGTGTGGCTCACCGCAGAGCGAGCACGATCTTTCCGCGGACGGTACGGTCCTCGAGCCTGCGTAGCGCGTCGGCAGCCTCGTCGAGGGGGACGGTCGTGGGCTCTGTGATGGTCAGGTCCCCGCTGCCGAGCAGCGGTTCGAGCACGGACCACTGCTGTGCTGGGTACGCGGGGTCGGCGCGCATATATTCGCCCCACCCCGCCCCGACTACCGAAATATTTTTCAGGAGAAGTCGATTGACCTTCACGGTGGGTATCTGGCCGGAGGTGAAGCCGAGGACGACTACGCGGCCACCGGATGCCAGGCTGCGCAGGGTGTCGGTGAACCGAGCGCCGCCGACCGGGTCGAGGACGATGTCGACTCCTCGACCGCCTGTGATCTCGAGGACACGATCCTTGAATCCGTCGACTCCGATGACATGGGTGGCTCCGTGCGCCCGGGCAACATCTGCCTTGGCGTCCGTGCTGACCACGGCAATCGTGTCGAGCCCGAGCGCCGACGCCACGCGGAGAGCGGCAACACCGATCCCACCGGCGGCCCCGTGCACGAGCACGGTCTCGCCGGGACGGTACCGAGCGCGCTCGTCGAGGGCGAAGTGCACGGTCAGGAAATTGAGCAGTAGTCCCGCGGCTGCGGTGAAGGTGACGCTGTCGGGCAGCGGAAGCACCGACTGCGGGTCGACCACCACGGTTTGTTGCCACGTTCCGGCGTCGGTGAGTACTCCCACCCGCTGGCCGGGGGTGAGTCCGTGTCCTTCGGGTGCGGTGCGCACGATCCCGGCGCCCTCCATGCCCAGTAGCGCCGGCAGCGGACGGACCAATTGGTACCCGGCGCGGGACTGCAACAGATCGGGAAAGGACACCCCCGCGGCGTGCATGTCCACCACTACGCGTCCGTCACCGACGGGTTCGTCGGTGTCGACGATGCGTAGGCCGTCGGGCCCGGTGTACTCGACAAGGTGTGCTGCGCGCACGGATGCCTCTTTTCGTTGTGCTGCGGGTTACGTGGCGCCTCGTGCCGGGTGAGGCAATACGAGGCGCCCGGGTATTCACCGTCGCCGCGGACGGCGACGCTTTCCGGAAACCGGCTGACGGGAGGCCAGCTCGGGTGGTGACGCCGCCACTCAGTGGGTACGGCGCCGAACTCATCCCACTGTGAGCACGAGCTTGCCGACGTGCTTGTTGTCGGCGAGTCCTTCCTGGGCCTCGAGGACCCTGTCCCACGAGTAGGTGTCATGGATCAACGGCCGCAGAGCGTCCGCGTTCTTCTCCAGGTCGACGATCCGCAGACCTTGGGCGATGGCGAACTTCTCCTCGTCGCTGCGGGTTCGGAAGGTCACGCCGATCAGCTCCACCCGCTTGCGGGCGAGTTCCTCCATGTCCAGCGTCCCGCTGGCACCGCCCAGCCGACCGACCCCGACGATGCGTCCCCTGATCGCCGCCGCGCGCAGGTTGTCCTCGAGGTAGGGCCCGCCGACGTGATCGAGGATCACATCGGCACCCTTTCCGTCCGTCCGCTCGAGAATGCGATCGGCGAAGTTGGTGTCCGAAACGTCGATCAGCTCGTCCAAACCGAGACCTTCGAGTACCTGGGCGTGGGTGTGCGACCGCGCAGTGCCGTACACGCGCTGGGCGCCGAGGACCTTCGCCAGCTGGATCGCCTGGGTGGCGACGCCCGACGCTGCGGCATGCACCAGAACCGTCTCCCCCGGCTGCAACCGCGCCGCCGTGACCAGCGCGTTGTGTTCGGTCATCAGGGCCGTGATCGCGGCGGCGCCCTCCGCGAAGGACCACGACCTGGGTACCGGCACCGCCGCGGCGGCCGGCACGATGACTTCTTCAGCCAGACCTCCGGGGACCATCGCCATGACGCGATCGCCCTTGTGGATTCCGGTGACATCGGGGGCCACCTCGATGACTTCTCCGCAGGCGTCCAGCCCCGCGACCGCGGGACCCGCACCGGCGGCCGCCGGGGTGTGAGTGCCCGCCCGAATAAGTAGATCCGCACGGTTGATCGACGCGGCGCGCACCGAGACGCGCACGCATCCCGGGATGAGTTCGGGTGCATCGATCGTGGACAACGTGGGAGTGACGGTTCCGTCGATCGGCTCGAGCAACACTGCCTGCACGGTTTTGACCTCGCTACATCTTGATCGGGTGGTGGATGGTCGGGTGGTCGCGGCGCTCGTCGTGCCGCGACCACCCGCGGTTGTAGGGTTCTCAGTTGGGTCGGAAGCCGAAATCCATGCCGGCGTTGGTTTCCCACCGCGAGGTGACGTACTTCGGGCGAGTGTAGAAGCTCCACGACGCGTTGTTCAGGCCGGTGTCGCCGTAGACCGAATCCTTCCACCCCTGGACCGCGTAGGTGGCTACAGGAACGGGGATGGCGACGTTTACGCCGACCATGCCTGCGGTCGCTTCCCTGGTGAACTGGTTGGCGGCCGAGCCGTTGTTGGTGAAGATCGAGGCGCCGTTGCCGTAGCGGTGGTTCTTGATCAGCGCGATTGCCTCGTCGAGCGTATCGACGTTGAGCACGACGAGCACCGGGCCGAAGATCTCCTGCTGGTAGGCGGCGGAGTCGGTCGGCAGACCGGCAAGAATGACCGGTCCCACGAAGTAGCCCTCCTCGTAACCAGGCACCTGCTCACAGCTGCGATCGACCACCGCGGTCGCTCCATCGGCGATACCGGTCTTGACCAACTCCTGGATGCGCTGCTGCGCCCGACGGCTCACCACCGGACCCACCTCGGTGCCAGGCACCACACCGGCGTTCATACGAACAGCTTCGGCGCGGGGTACGAGCCGCTCGAGCAGGGCTTCGTACACGTCCCCGACGACGACGGCCACCGAGATCGCCATGCACCGCTGCCCGGCCGCCCCGAACGCCGAGGAGGTGAGCTGGTCGGCGACGGTGTCGAGGTCGGCGTCGGGCATGACAACCATGTGGTTCTTCGCCCCACCGAAGGCCTGGCAGCGCATCCCGGCCACCGCGGTCCGCTGGTAGAGGATGTGCGCGACATCGCTGGAACCGACGAACGAGGCGGCCTGGGTGCGCGGGTCGTCGATCAGGTGATTGACCGTATCCTGCTGCCCGTGCACGACGTTGAGAACACCGTCGGGCAGACCCGCTTCCTGGAACAGCTCCGCTATCCGCACGGCCGTCCCGGGGTCCTGCTCGCTGGGCTTCCAGATGAAGGTGTTTCCCGCCGCGAGGGACACCGACACCATCATCAGGCCCATCATGGCCGGGAAGTTGAACGGTGTGATGCCGATGCAGATGCCGACCGGGTGCATCATCGATCGGGTGTCGATGTTGGGTCCGGTCTGCAACGAGGTGCTTCCGTGTGCGAGAGCTGGTCCGCCGCAAGCCAGTTCGACCGACTCGGCCGCGCGAATGATCTCGCCGGCAGCATCGTCGAGGGTCTTGCCGTGCTCGGAGGTGATCAGCTGGGCAAGTTCGTTCTTGTTGGCCAGAAGCAGATCGCGGAACCGGAACAGCACGTGGGCGCGCTTGGACATGTTGGTGTCGGCCCATAAATCCGCGGC
It includes:
- a CDS encoding NADPH:quinone oxidoreductase family protein, which produces MRAAHLVEYTGPDGLRIVDTDEPVGDGRVVVDMHAAGVSFPDLLQSRAGYQLVRPLPALLGMEGAGIVRTAPEGHGLTPGQRVGVLTDAGTWQQTVVVDPQSVLPLPDSVTFTAAAGLLLNFLTVHFALDERARYRPGETVLVHGAAGGIGVAALRVASALGLDTIAVVSTDAKADVARAHGATHVIGVDGFKDRVLEITGGRGVDIVLDPVGGARFTDTLRSLASGGRVVVLGFTSGQIPTVKVNRLLLKNISVVGAGWGEYMRADPAYPAQQWSVLEPLLGSGDLTITEPTTVPLDEAADALRRLEDRTVRGKIVLALR
- a CDS encoding zinc-binding dehydrogenase, yielding MQAVLLEPIDGTVTPTLSTIDAPELIPGCVRVSVRAASINRADLLIRAGTHTPAAAGAGPAVAGLDACGEVIEVAPDVTGIHKGDRVMAMVPGGLAEEVIVPAAAAVPVPRSWSFAEGAAAITALMTEHNALVTAARLQPGETVLVHAAASGVATQAIQLAKVLGAQRVYGTARSHTHAQVLEGLGLDELIDVSDTNFADRILERTDGKGADVILDHVGGPYLEDNLRAAAIRGRIVGVGRLGGASGTLDMEELARKRVELIGVTFRTRSDEEKFAIAQGLRIVDLEKNADALRPLIHDTYSWDRVLEAQEGLADNKHVGKLVLTVG
- a CDS encoding gamma carbonic anhydrase family protein, encoding MTTWITINQHTPTVAATAWVAPNATLIGDAHLGDEVSLWYNAVVRADADRITIGARSNIQDGCVLHADPGAPLTIGSGVSVGHNAVLHGCTIDDDVLIGMGAIVMNRAKIGRGTIIAAGALVSEGVVIEPNSLVAGIPGKVRRTCTQDELDQIRRNADNYVNRMTHYTPKF
- the mmsA gene encoding CoA-acylating methylmalonate-semialdehyde dehydrogenase; this encodes MRTVSHWINGKPVDAGSQLHPVTDPATDQVVAEVWLADDAVTASAIDAAEAAADLWADTNMSKRAHVLFRFRDLLLANKNELAQLITSEHGKTLDDAAGEIIRAAESVELACGGPALAHGSTSLQTGPNIDTRSMMHPVGICIGITPFNFPAMMGLMMVSVSLAAGNTFIWKPSEQDPGTAVRIAELFQEAGLPDGVLNVVHGQQDTVNHLIDDPRTQAASFVGSSDVAHILYQRTAVAGMRCQAFGGAKNHMVVMPDADLDTVADQLTSSAFGAAGQRCMAISVAVVVGDVYEALLERLVPRAEAVRMNAGVVPGTEVGPVVSRRAQQRIQELVKTGIADGATAVVDRSCEQVPGYEEGYFVGPVILAGLPTDSAAYQQEIFGPVLVVLNVDTLDEAIALIKNHRYGNGASIFTNNGSAANQFTREATAGMVGVNVAIPVPVATYAVQGWKDSVYGDTGLNNASWSFYTRPKYVTSRWETNAGMDFGFRPN